The DNA segment GCGCACGTAGCCGCACGGCCGCCAGCGGGCCGGCCGTCAGCGGACGGCGTGTCCTGAGCCTGGCTCTTGGCCCATACCTGACCCACTGCCCAGCCTCGGGGTAGTGGTACAGTTTGCATTTAAAGCGAATTGGCCGCCGGGGAGTCGAACCCCGTCCGAGCGCCGATGCCCTTGTCTGTTCGCGGGAGTCGAACCCGCCTGCATAGGTATCCCAGAGTTAACCACCACGCGACCACATTAAAGTTAATTGCTCAGTCATCAGTGGCCCTCTAATCCAGGTGCCCGGAAGCTTCATATTGATTCAGGTCCTCCCCGCCTTCCGTAGCCTGCGCAATCGGTAGCATGAGCGTAAAAGTCGCACCCTTGCCCGGCGCGCTTTCCACCACGATGCCCCCGCCCATCCTCTCCGCAAGGTCGCGGCTGATCGCCAACCCGAGACCGACGCCCGGCTGCTCAGCATCCATCCGCCGCTCGAGCTGCACGAAAGGCTCGAAGATCGATGACAGCTTGTCCGCAGGTATGCCCTGGCCCGTATCGCTTACCTGGATCCGCGCCGTCGCGCCGTCGCTCGACGAACACAGTTCCACTCTGCCGCCGGCAGGCGTGAATTTCACCGCGTTCGTCAGCAGATTCAGGACTATCTGGACCATTTTGTCCCGGTCAGTTCGCACCTGAACACCCGCTGCAGCGGGAGAGAATTTGTAGCTGACACCGCGGCTGGCCGCCTGCGGTTCGATAAGCGAGCCAATACTGCCGAGTTCGGCATCCAGGTCGATGTCAGCGAGATCGAGCTCGATCTTGCCGGCCTCTACCTTGGCATAATTAAGGACGTCCGATATGAGCGTCGAAAGATGTTCCTGGCTCCGCTTGATGCGGGCGAGGTAATCCATCTGCAGTTCTGACATCTCGCCACCGATCCCCATTTCCAGAAGCGACGCGTAACCACCGATCGCATTGA comes from the Gemmatimonadaceae bacterium genome and includes:
- a CDS encoding ATP-binding protein, which encodes MLVFVRDKDTGSLLPAPGFPRTLARGSDWRAFLARCMQEGRCTGLFPAQEESISVPATGIRISSDAAMVLIGGLPDERLLATALRILPLFSALVMGEHQISVAAAQAGAGADASAKAEVLTQWLGASRDKLRTALQSSGQARVALELQDEELRAASEELTRSQEAIEVANQNLIETNAALELSSAEAQLDRQRAEDANRAKSEFLATMSHELRTPLNAIGGYASLLEMGIGGEMSELQMDYLARIKRSQEHLSTLISDVLNYAKVEAGKIELDLADIDLDAELGSIGSLIEPQAASRGVSYKFSPAAAGVQVRTDRDKMVQIVLNLLTNAVKFTPAGGRVELCSSSDGATARIQVSDTGQGIPADKLSSIFEPFVQLERRMDAEQPGVGLGLAISRDLAERMGGGIVVESAPGKGATFTLMLPIAQATEGGEDLNQYEASGHLD